Proteins from one Pseudoalteromonas undina genomic window:
- the priB gene encoding primosomal replication protein N: MVSPYTNQLVISGVVCKTPKFSQSPAGIPHCIFVVEHKSMQVEADLNRNSYVRLQVVASGKQMQQQTQHLHVGQALQVSGFLNRHEGRNGLSQLVLHAQHIERII, encoded by the coding sequence ATGGTTAGCCCATATACGAATCAGCTGGTTATATCGGGGGTAGTTTGTAAAACACCCAAGTTTAGCCAAAGCCCCGCGGGCATACCGCATTGTATTTTTGTTGTAGAACATAAATCAATGCAAGTTGAAGCAGATCTTAACCGTAATAGTTATGTTAGGCTTCAGGTGGTTGCCAGTGGTAAGCAAATGCAACAACAGACTCAACATTTGCACGTTGGGCAGGCATTGCAAGTGAGTGGTTTTTTAAATCGCCACGAAGGTCGTAACGGCCTTAGCCAATTGGTTTTGCATGCTCAGCATATAGAAAGAATTATTTGA
- the rpsF gene encoding 30S ribosomal protein S6, protein MRHYEIVFMVHPDQSEQVSGMIERYTGSITEAGGTIHRLEDWGRRQLAYPINKLHKAHYVLMNVEAPTEVISELETTFRYNDAVLRNLVMRTKNAVTEASPLVREEKKEAPAA, encoded by the coding sequence ATGCGTCATTACGAAATCGTATTCATGGTTCACCCTGATCAGAGTGAGCAAGTATCTGGTATGATCGAACGTTATACTGGTTCTATCACTGAAGCAGGTGGTACTATCCACCGTCTTGAAGACTGGGGCCGTCGTCAACTGGCTTACCCAATCAACAAGCTTCATAAAGCTCATTATGTTCTTATGAACGTTGAAGCACCAACTGAAGTAATCAGCGAGCTAGAAACTACTTTCCGCTACAACGATGCAGTGCTTCGTAACTTAGTTATGCGTACTAAAAACGCTGTAACTGAAGCGTCTCCTCTTGTAAGAGAAGAGAAGAAAGAAGCACCAGCTGCTTAA
- the rpsR gene encoding 30S ribosomal protein S18 → MARYFRRRKFCRFKAEGVQQIDYKDLATLRNYVTESGKIVPSRITGTSAKYQRQLATAIKRARYLALLPYTDLHK, encoded by the coding sequence ATGGCACGTTATTTCAGACGTCGTAAGTTCTGCCGCTTTAAAGCGGAAGGCGTACAACAAATCGATTACAAAGATCTAGCTACTCTTAGAAACTATGTTACAGAAAGTGGCAAAATCGTACCTAGCCGTATCACAGGTACTAGCGCTAAATACCAGCGCCAGCTAGCAACAGCTATTAAGCGTGCTCGCTACTTAGCCCTTCTTCCATACACTGACTTACATAAGTAA